CTTAGGTTTTGGTCGGAGTTTGGTTTGACTCTCCAGCGTCATGTGTTCCACAGGTGGTAGCTCACCAAGATAGACCGAGTCTGTGTCCGGTGAGGTGGGGGGAGGGGGAAGGTCTCCATAGCAGGTTGACATTCTGTCCGATGGATGTAAaggagttggaggaggaggcgggTCCTCAACATGGATAGGAACATCCTCCAGGGCCTTGTCCAGGTCGAACTCCATTTCTGTGGGATACAGAAAATATCAAAGTCGTGTGGGAAAGTCTGAAATCTACTTGTGGATATTCAGGCTGTGCAAGGAAATCACTTCCATCTGAGATCTCTGAGATCTCTGAGAAGTCCTAGATCaagattttacttttaaaacgATGGACTGTGCAGGAACATGGATGAGACATCACCAAGCGTGTGGTATAAACAAAGAGGTCAGCCAGTAAAACTATAACTCTTATCTAGTGTTAACTTTAGACAATATAATGAACTATAATTCTAATATAACCAcataatacaaaacataaactaACCATGTCTGTACAGTTACATTTTCTGGGTCACTCACCAAATGCCACCGAGACCGGCCGCAGCATCCGGACCAGAATACTCTTCCTCTTAGTTTTAGGAGTCATCtacagaaacagttttgtgtttttattttttatgtggaCAACATTTAAATAGTCCAAAAACTTTGCAAAGCACCTACTTGGATGATGatgacaacagtgttttattaaccACACCGCTGTCTTCTCCAAATATCTATAACTCGTCATACATATATGTGTTTTCCTACCACGCAGGAGTCCATGTCCTCCAGCCCATGTTGCCGCTCCCGGTcgtgcatttgtttttgttcctgatTGTGATTCGCAGGCTGCAGAACCATCTCATCTAGGACTTCTGTCTCCATCTGGGGCTCCTTATGCAGCAGAGTCTGACCCTTCCTGATCAGATGGTCAGCctgaagacagaagaaggaaagagggaTGAATGAGCAGGCAGaagtgaaagacagacagacaggccgGAAGGCAAAGAGGACACTAACCAGAGTGTGCTGTGATCTGGACAGAGACTCCAGGATCTCATCCACAATACGATCTGACAGAAATGAGGCCATGCTGAGTTTCACTTCACTGTATtccaaagagaaaacacaatgaaatcacattcattttcatcttcataCCACCAGGGTAAAGTGTGATCCGATCTTTCTAATTTATTAATACTTGTGCGTGACACCAGTCAAGTGCTGATATATTTGTAACTGCTCAGTGTCTTGTAATCAGATCCACTGCTGAGAAAACTGATCTGAACCAGGTCAGAACTGTGTGGGACCTGATTTTGTTGATGATGTCGACTCCGGACTGCTCCAGCAGCGTGGTGGTGACGAAGCTGCGGGGCACAGTCATCCTCCCTGCTCCAGCCTTCAGCAGCTCCTGCCGAAGGTTGCTCCTCTTCATCACATGAGGACACAGACCCTCAGCAGAGTCCACCATGGACACCAGCATGGTCTGGGAAGGAGGAGTTCACACAGTTTAAACTTCATGTCTGTTCTAGTTCTAACTCCACTGTGGGTTCTGCGTGTTCAGTTCACTACCTGCAGCTGTGCGTCCATCACTCTGGCCACTTCCCCTGCCATCGACTGCAGTGTGTCCTGAATGGCTCCAACAAAAGCCTCCTGTGACCCCCCATTCTTCAGGTGGTACAGGTTAGGGAGGAGCTGGGACGGGAGGGTGCAGAGATAATTATTTTAGAGAGTGTAAGTGTTGAACACAGTCTACATCTCTGAGTCATGAGTTCTTACTCTCTTGGAGTTCCTGGCGTCCTTCATGAGGTtctctgccaccttcatgtcATCAAGAACCAAGCTGGTCTCTGTGAACTTCAGAGAGTTCAGGTGATCCTGCACCTTCACGCACATCGTATCCATCATCTACAAAGGGTCAAAGGAAGGTCAGAAGTCAGTGTCCAGTGACATTTAAACTACGGGTTTGATCGTGTCAGTGCACCTGCCTGTTGTGTGGTTGTGGTGACTATTCCCTGCTGCAGCCTGTACGCCTGCTCCTGCAGATATTTACGCGTCTCATGGTTCCTGAGCAGGTACTGTTCCATCTGCGACACAGAACAATACTCTTATTACAGGAAGGTGAGCATGTGCTCCtaaaaaggcagaaaacatctacattgattcattttttttttttttaaagtgcagcaACCTTTAATAAGGCATCCTCTGTTTTTTCAGGATTCGCCTTCAGTGCCTGAGCAGCATCCATAATGGGAACAGGCATGAAACGAATGGTGTAGTTCCTGAAAGCAAGAGAGggtttaaaacagtttatttttaaagtttactgACAGACGAGATCAGGGCTGAAAATGTGCAGAAACCTGTTAAGTCTTAATCAGGCAGCTCAAACTCACTTCTCCAGAGCAGCAGCGACGTCCTGTAAACCCTGAGGGCTGATGTTGTTTCTGTCCCACACTACtgtcctgcagagaaacacagggaACGCTCCTTTATCtcactttgaatgttttctgaTTGTTACTACTTTCTGTTGAGACTGTCATAGTTACTGCTTAGATCCAAGTATTAGTAACTCCTGCTACACTACACAGTCTAAATGTTACTAATCAGTGGAGTCCCAGTAGAAAGTGGACAAACCTTTCATGGAGGGCTGAAAGTACTGAAATGAATTTACATTTATGGCTTTAGGACAAAGATAGCTTCTTCTCAAAGTTGTCAGCTTGAACTCTGTGCTTACCTGAGTTTGGTGTTGATCTGCAGGGCTTTGGCCAACATCTTGGCCCCCATGTCCCCCATTGCATTTCCACTGATGTCTAGTTTGGTCAGAGACGTGTTGCTGCCCAGAGCGTTGAGGACGATGGAGAGGTCAGCCTTCAGCTTGGAGTCGGCCAGTGAGAGCGAGGTCAGCggctgcagaggaggaagagatggtTTTATATTAGAAACAGGTTGATTCAAATTAGAAAGATGCATAAATACATGATATAATGGCAAGGTGCAAAGTGTCACTCACTGATTCCTCCTCCTGAATCATGTGAACCAGGTTGTCCAGGACCTGAGCCACATTTCTGAAAAAGAATCAGTTAAACATGATCAAgtgattcattatttatttcgAGCTGTAATTATTTAGAAGGTACTGAAAGTTGTGCTTGCAGTCAGTTTGACACCCACTTGGATTTGATGTTGTTGAAGTTTTTGCCTATTGACAGGTTCCTGATGGAGCGGTTCTTGGCCAGCCAGACCAGCAGGGTTGTCAGATCGATGTCCAGACCTGAGCAACGTGGCACCGAAACATGAATCAGCAACCATCAAAGTGAATATAGCATCATCTAACATGTTTAAAATCTAGAATAACGTCCCCACCATTGTCAGAAATGTCCAGACTGGAGATGTTGGGGATTTCTGCGATGCAACCCTCGAGGATCTGGGAGCCTCCTGAACGCAGCTAAGAGCAGAAGAAAGTCATTTTTTACTCTATATGGTTAAAGTCTGGACACTGAGTGACTTTGcctctgatgtgtgtgtgtgagtgtgtttaatGTCAGTTTGGTCGCATCTTTCTAGAAATTAAAGACATGTTTGCATAAACAGCTCTCTGGTTTgcatgttggttacacctctaaactataaatgcagtccgaacagacaaaacccaaatctgaaactgagtgtAGACATCCAGTGCTAATTATTGcttgaataatcaatgtaacaGGACACAactgggcaacaaaacacacctgtcagtgaCATGTTCCAATATttttgctcacataaaaaaatagatgggttcaaacaaaaggtgctatcttctcACTTGTGTATCAGATCACCTGGACACCTGTAAatcaaagctgaaatgttgCTCTTTAGTCTCTTGTTACTCTTTTGAtttcaaacccaaatgttttccaTCTACAGCAGAAGCACAGGAACTATCCTCTCTGTTGGAGTGTAGATATTCTACATATTTTACCTTGTACCTTACTtctaagttgctttggataaaagcgtctgctatatgactaaatgtaaatgtaaatctccCACTGTACCTTTAAACTGTGTAGTACAGTGTGTTGGTTCATGTCTGTTTTACCTCGCAGCAGCTGAGATCCAAAGACACATCACTGAGGTTTGGGTTGCAGCCGAGCCCCAACAACAAGGCCCTGCAGACAGAAACTGGAGTGAATAGTGTGACAGAGCcttgttatttatgtttctttgtACAGCACTTTTAATGTGCTGTATCTTTGAGCATGgcagtgttttcctgctgtgtgtctTATACCAGATTGTGGTGAATGTTTTCTTACTTCAGAGCCTCCAGAGGCAGCCTGGTCCCTGACAGACTGACTGAGCTCAAAGCCTGAGCACAGCTGAAGAACTGCTTGAAGGACGAAGGAATTTCTTTACACTTCCTGTACAAATATGCAGAGAAACATGTTAACATGAACACGGTAAGAACACGAACCAAATTCAAACTACATTCACAGAAAGTGATTAGTTTAGAATAGAATATACTGAACTATTAGATCATATTTCTGGGTTCTGCTGTCTGTCTGGTCTAAGTTTGACAACTTGCCTGTGAGAGAAGACTGTCTTTGACATGTTGAAGACAGAAAGATGCTTCAAAGACCCTCTCAGCAGAGATGCACACACctagaaaacataaaactgaaattcagAAAAAGAAGCTTAAACTATgaatgtgtgttgatgtgtgtaaGACCTGTTTTTACCTGCTCCAGAGAGCAGTCGCTGTTGGACAGATCCAGGGTCTCCAGACAGTTTGGGTGACTCAGGAAGCTGTGCAGGTTCTGTGAGGGGGAAATACAATAAGAAATACAATCTTTAATTGTAGATTTAGTGCTTTGTATGATCCCACTGGCCCAACGATTTCCACCTGACAAGTTTCATAATTCAAAAAACAGACCAGAGCGTTTCTGTGTTGTTGAAATGTAGACTTTTTATTTGATGATATGCAGAGAGTTACTTATTAAAAGctctaaaaaaaacagtgaactGCTAATGTGTGTGATCTGAGTTAGCGTGCATATGAGCAGAGTCTGCCTGTGTACCTGTAGGTCGTCGCCTTTGAGCGAGTTTCCCGAAAGGTCCAGATGTGAGAGGGTGGAGGCGACAACAGGGTTGGCACAGAGAGCCTGACAGAGGCTGTTCACACCTGCAAATAAAGTGCACAAATACTTAATAACCACGTGTTAATAAAGGCTtttatatgcgtgtgtgtgtgtttgtgttttcaccttTAGGAGACATGGACGTCCTGGAGAGGTTCAGGTGCTTCAGACCCATGGGAAGTTTGGCGAGCTGAGCACTTAGAGCTGCTacacctgcagagagaaaacacacgtCCAGCAGTGACGTTTCACAGAGTCGCTGGTTTCCAATATGGCCACCAGGGGGCACATGGCAGCATTAAAGTAACAGATTCAAGGTAGAAACTTACAGATTATTTTGTTCTACACAAATTGCTGAACAGGAAATGAGCAGTAGAGGAACCGTTTATACCATACCagttataaataaacatgatgtCAAACTTCAATGCCAAACCTTATCTACacaatgcatgtgtgtgtgtgtgtgtgtttaaccttTGTCCTCCAGTGAGTTGTTGGTCAGGAtgagtgtgtgcagtgtggACGCGGGGTTTTGTGACAGAGCGCCGGCCAGTTTCTGAGCAAAATCGCTGAAGATGACAAACAAAGGAGTAGATAAAggaacatgtttaaaatattaccGTGCTCCAATTGGTTTACATGGAAAATTCACACTACGAGCACAAGTAGTCTCttgtttgacctctgaccttctgAGTCCAGCATTGTCCAACACCAGCTCTTCCAGCCGACTGGATCGAGCCACCACTCTCAGGATCTGATCGCACACGTCTGACGACTGgaggacaaagacacacacacacacacacacacacacacacacacacacacacacacacacacacacacacacacacacacacacacacacacaaagaacataTTTTACACAGGAAGTGATTTAATTGTAATTCTATAATTTAAATCAATCAGCAATTAAGTGTTGAGATGGAACAGTTTGTATCCCTGACTCAGTGGGACTTCTTGGTCATGATGTTACCAGTTTGTAGTCCTTAGCTGAGACTTTGGTGAACCACTGGTTGTACTCCAGAGCTGCGATGATCGCCACCAGATCCCTGgggggaaaaataataaatatatttacacatgCAGCCCTCAGCTGATTGATAAGAACATGTCACGATGAACCCAGGCAGAGTGCGTACCTGTTCTCCAGGTGGATGAAGTCCTGCAGGTTGAGCTCTCTGCTGTCCTGAGTGAGATAGATGGTGTCCACGTCCTGGAGGAGATGAAGACGACAACAGGTGAGACGACTTCGATGGTGTGTTCAGGTGCaatagaaagtaaaataaaagagcagagagTGCAGAGAGGATAAGGAGATAAAGAGAAGAAGCAGATCacaggagaagaaaatgagCGAAACCCAAACTACAGAACCACATGTTGAGTAGAAAACCAAACTTATATCACACAGAAGAAGTAGAAAGGCAGGAAACAAGCGTTCTACAGCACTGACCCATTGGACCTCCTCTCTGTAGGGCAGACCCAGGTAATCGCACACACACCAGTACTGATGAGAGAAACCTCCTGAAATACAGATGAAGACAACCTTCAACCCTGTGAACATCTGACTGCTGTTATTAGGAACATTTAGCGGCTGATTTACCGCAGGGCCCCAGGTCTGCAGAGCCCTGGTCGTCCCAGATGGCCTGGAGAGCCGTGGTCCGCTCTGGAGGCTTCAAACTCAACTTCCTCATCACCTTCCTTCCTTACAGAGAGCGAGGAAAAGACGGGAAGGAAGTATTAACTTTGAAAGCTGATCTAAACCTCTCTCACATTTGATTCTACAAgcttttcatgtctttatcgGTCactcattaaacatacagagtgatggtggaaaaagtaagtgaaacattGTGTTACCATCAAACTTaaaggcacaaaaaaaacaccaaaagttcattgtttttaaattaccAATATGCTTCATGTGTTCAGATCCAGATCACTTTGATGCTTTTATCTGATCATTGTTCAACTCttacatttaatatatatattaatatatattaatatatattcaCAGTAACTGTGTGATGCACCAAATatcacagaacagaacagactaACTCTCAAACCACCTCTAAATGCTCCTGATGTCACTGATCGTCACTAAGCTGTAGCTGCTGTCTGTGTGGTACCTACACTGGAGAGCTGGAGGGGCGGATCCGCTGCAGACAGACGCCGATATGAGCGATGACCTCGTCCACTTCCTCCACGGAGCCCAAACGAAGGCTCCATGATCCGCGCTCGTGCTCCAACACCAACTGCAGGGGGCGACACACACAAAGGAACGAGTgagtcaaacagctgctgagagCACTGAGGAGTTTAACTCAGGAATGAAAGAGACTCTGTGGAATGAGGTTCACCTGAGTGGGCTTGTTGCTGCTGATTCCCTGGATATCCAGGCAGCTGAAGGACTGTTCAATCTGAAACAAGCAACAAGTGGCAGATGATGAAATTCAGCAGTAAAAACATGAGTTAATGTTTAGTGTTGAAATcttatatacatgtacacatataaatacaccAGCAGCCTGTTTTTAACACATcccaaataaaaatgttgtgtttcCTACAGAACTTCCTCCACACAACCTGAACCTTCACTCATTCATTTCCCTCTTTAGAACTGGAGAATGTTCCCAGGAAACATTGAACAGACACACCCTCAGTACAATCGTTCATTAACTGTACATTAACCGGCTGTTTGCTTTTTGGCCTTTTTGTGTCTGGAATCCTGCAGAATGAGGATTTGTGCTGCTGAACAATCTGTTCAGTTCTATCAACCTGTGTAGTTCCCATAATATGATCTGCTCACTAAAAACAATGCACAGAGCAGAACTGGAAACTTTTCTGTGGTTTGGTCCTTTatctgcatttaaatgtgtgtaacacaaaaactgtgttttagaACGTTCCTGCCTTAATCTGCAAACACGTCCACTTCCATGGGCAATGTTTAAAAGTTGAACTGATGAACCCAGTCAGCAGCATTTTCATGTAAGGACCTATCAAACCATGATGGAGATAATTTGATCACTGATATTTAAAACTTTGTctttacacaaaaaaaacagaaaactcaaataaaacacacaaaccaaaaactACTCGAGTCAAAGGACCAGTTAGGACTTGGGCTTTGCCGGCTGACCCTGTCCCAAACTTGTATTTAGCCatataagataaaataaactttatttatttagaaatccAGGTAGTCTTGGAAATAGACTAGATACAAAAGTCAGACCTTTAGTGACTAGTGAGCACACTGGAATGACGTGACCAGTATGAAGGTGAAATACTGGGGTGTCCATAAGCTTCTGGTCATGTAATGTGTTCCACAAAAACTAGAATTAACACGAGTGTCTTTGGTCAAATGCTCACAAACTCATAGCTTTACAGGCGCACTGAGCCGACTCGTCAAGCTCCAACTTGTTTTGGAGTTTTGCAGCAGACTTAAGATAACAAAGGTTACGGAGTCACAGTAACCTCCTCGGTCTTAAGTAAGTGGATCTACTTTATGATGTTTACATCTTCAACAACTGTCTAGTGTGAAATGTCGACTGCCAGTGATGCATATGATACGAAGCTGGACAAATACAGATCTGAACAAAGCCTGGAATGAGATTAAAAAATCAAAATATCAAAGACACAATCTAAAAACAAACGCTACAAATAGTTTGCAGAACAAATGTCTGGAACAGACCCACGATTCCCTCCAGAgtccagagagagaaagtaaaaataatggTGGAGACTTCACTCTGTGCCaagaggagtgagagagagagaaataaagagggagaaagagaaaaagaaagtgaaagataCAGGAGAGGAAATGAATTACAGATGCTGAGGTACAAATTAAAAGTAGGAGAGAGGAGGACTGGAGGTCAGGAAGCTaagaaaaagatcaaatgaataagaaaagggaaaagagcGAGAggctgaaacagaaagagagaaagaagtgaaGGGGAACGGGTAAAGACAAACAGCCCCCTCCCCGCCTTTTCCTTGCCAGCTGTTAAATTCctccattgtgtttttttctccctctgctgcctctgtctgctGGAACGGTCGCTCCCAAGAACAAACCACCCTCTGTTCGCTCTCTCACAGTCAGACAAACCACTGGCCAACAGTGGAACAACAGATCAGGGGTCAGCTGGCAGAGGGAGCTCAGCAGAGGTCAGGGGTCACGTTTCATTACTGCTGTGTTAAACTCTATTTGTTCCCTTCAATACAGCACACAGCATGTTAAATACTTTATAAACCAAGTATCACTTCTGGGGTTACTAACATCAAATTATATTTTGCAAAAGCAAATTTAATGATCTAGTTGCAGATagtgagtgtgtgaaagagtgaaaatgtaaaactttattaattctaaaaatattcatttatcaGTCATCATCTAGTCTTTAAAGCACAAAGTAAAGTTTTTACTGAACAGACATTGAGCATTAACCTTCAGCTTTATTTCATCACGGGGTAGGTTGTTTGAATTAAGTTTCAGTGCTGGCATTCCTACTTCTGGT
Above is a genomic segment from Anabas testudineus chromosome 11, fAnaTes1.2, whole genome shotgun sequence containing:
- the LOC113153781 gene encoding F-actin-uncapping protein LRRC16A isoform X4, encoding MRKLSLKPPERTTALQAIWDDQGSADLGPCGGFSHQYWCVCDYLGLPYREEVQWDVDTIYLTQDSRELNLQDFIHLENRDLVAIIAALEYNQWFTKVSAKDYKLSSDVCDQILRVVARSSRLEELVLDNAGLRSDFAQKLAGALSQNPASTLHTLILTNNSLEDKGVAALSAQLAKLPMGLKHLNLSRTSMSPKGVNSLCQALCANPVVASTLSHLDLSGNSLKGDDLQNLHSFLSHPNCLETLDLSNSDCSLEQVCASLLRGSLKHLSVFNMSKTVFSHRKCKEIPSSFKQFFSCAQALSSVSLSGTRLPLEALKALLLGLGCNPNLSDVSLDLSCCELRSGGSQILEGCIAEIPNISSLDISDNGLDIDLTTLLVWLAKNRSIRNLSIGKNFNNIKSKNVAQVLDNLVHMIQEEESPLTSLSLADSKLKADLSIVLNALGSNTSLTKLDISGNAMGDMGAKMLAKALQINTKLRTVVWDRNNISPQGLQDVAAALEKNYTIRFMPVPIMDAAQALKANPEKTEDALLKMEQYLLRNHETRKYLQEQAYRLQQGIVTTTTQQMMDTMCVKVQDHLNSLKFTETSLVLDDMKVAENLMKDARNSKRLLPNLYHLKNGGSQEAFVGAIQDTLQSMAGEVARVMDAQLQTMLVSMVDSAEGLCPHVMKRSNLRQELLKAGAGRMTVPRSFVTTTLLEQSGVDIINKISEVKLSMASFLSDRIVDEILESLSRSQHTLADHLIRKGQTLLHKEPQMETEVLDEMVLQPANHNQEQKQMHDRERQHGLEDMDSCVMTPKTKRKSILVRMLRPVSVAFEMEFDLDKALEDVPIHVEDPPPPPTPLHPSDRMSTCYGDLPPPPTSPDTDSVYLGELPPVEHMTLESQTKLRPKPKKRTKPSRQPRESTASSELQENSIMGKLDEGLDDFFSKKVIKLSFRLPSVRGPSTSSQEGTDKKRESRRSGFFNLIKSRTSRSEKSHGPASITPPHPASPTTPQPPSPVTEETMPTSPTPSAKNAAIVVEPHQEFHKAPSQDHADSETEVHPNPAEEEKHVEKKENVEKRESVEKKESVEKRENLEKNENVEKKEKVEKKDHPHVPRHIGVPVMGMDLLAEMKARQERMATKKSESVSLLDKVDGDKAKPDVHPTVPANTDESRPEPTPRSKPASVTLKPPPPQATKLSLGLHPCGPTSPVSPKPSGTHIHDDSAEVAADSSSAKGPLPAPRLKRASSEQEKDSVSSSVPAGPLSPLPCDVHRDSGDAFDPPSAGSEPGAVGRQWSSLKGSATPPTAREEDRERTKSLPVYVRPPSLADPDLSPAEEEIPAPADDKNSEDESSDDSASV